A genomic stretch from Corynebacterium sp. 21KM1197 includes:
- a CDS encoding DUF732 domain-containing protein produces MRRIALGGMAILVAAGVAACGGTTVEGGDGTENTVAPLTRSQGASASAEKSGEKTESTRAASESAAEPARTVSEQDSGAREIESLPEPQGATTPEEQGYLDLVADGGVDTQKVSDQLIAAAQSVCTAAAEGTEGDATAQAIGGQLVEQGFTELDAQKAAELIENSAREAYC; encoded by the coding sequence ATGCGTCGGATAGCGCTGGGTGGCATGGCGATCCTCGTGGCGGCGGGCGTGGCGGCCTGCGGCGGCACCACGGTGGAGGGTGGCGATGGCACCGAGAACACGGTGGCTCCGCTGACCCGCAGCCAGGGGGCCTCGGCCTCGGCGGAGAAGTCCGGCGAGAAAACCGAGAGCACGAGGGCGGCGTCGGAAAGCGCCGCCGAGCCCGCCCGCACGGTGTCCGAGCAGGATTCCGGTGCCCGGGAGATCGAATCCCTGCCGGAGCCGCAGGGCGCGACCACCCCGGAGGAGCAGGGTTACCTGGATCTGGTGGCCGATGGGGGCGTGGATACCCAGAAGGTTTCCGATCAGCTCATCGCGGCGGCGCAGTCCGTGTGTACCGCGGCGGCGGAGGGCACCGAGGGGGATGCTACGGCGCAGGCCATCGGCGGGCAGCTGGTGGAGCAGGGCTTTACCGAGCTGGACGCGCAGAAGGCGGCTGAGTTGATCGAGAACTCGGCGCGGGAGGCGTACTGCTAA
- a CDS encoding alpha/beta hydrolase-fold protein, which produces MRDTAFHAPQRRSFRIAATAIPTVVALALGGITQASALPSLPISLSDYIKPGDSQQPAPTRTDVPQIQGLPEGVSVDRVEWLSSRRVAVYINSPSMPQSPVQVQILLARDWHSQPDRTFPEVWALDGMRARDDENGWTSATNLEQFYSDKNVNVILPVGGESSFYSDWLEEDNGRHYKWESFLIKELIPVLDKGFRSNGDRAITGISMGATGAVNLAAHNPGLFNFVGSFSGYLDTTTPGMPAAINAAMSDAGGYSATKMWGPYGSEEWKNHDPKRGLEALKGTPVYVSAGSGREENGKVTVPEPAARMTGMGLEAVSRMTTQTFVNHAKKAGVDVTARFRDAGIHSWYYWQFEMTQAWPMIADSLGVQDGDRGAECAPIGAIAEATEAGNIGSCVNNEYDVAGGAGKAQDFQGGTAYWSEATGAHVLFGRINARYAELGGPASWLGFPRSTELTSSDGKGKYVLFEHGSIYWSEETGAFPVSSTMMDAWAGANYENGELGYPVSDAVASGDSRVQQFQNGVIVSSGEGEEAKAFRLSGAIGQKYAELGAATSWLGMPTSNVIRIPGGTLQQFEKGNIYHSEASGAHAIRYGAIFDAWGEDKWEQGAFGWPTADQAEIPAGGEYVEFQHGKISQINGQIKKEHA; this is translated from the coding sequence ATGCGCGACACCGCATTCCATGCGCCGCAGCGGCGCTCCTTCAGGATTGCTGCCACGGCGATCCCCACCGTCGTAGCGCTCGCCCTCGGCGGGATCACCCAGGCGAGCGCTCTCCCGAGCCTCCCCATCAGCCTCTCGGATTACATCAAGCCGGGAGACTCCCAGCAGCCCGCCCCCACCCGCACCGATGTGCCCCAGATTCAGGGCCTGCCGGAGGGCGTGAGCGTGGATCGCGTGGAGTGGCTGAGCAGCCGTCGCGTGGCGGTGTACATCAATTCCCCCTCCATGCCGCAGAGCCCGGTGCAGGTGCAGATCCTGCTGGCACGCGACTGGCACTCGCAGCCGGATCGCACCTTCCCCGAGGTGTGGGCGCTCGATGGTATGCGCGCCCGCGACGATGAAAACGGCTGGACCAGCGCCACCAACCTGGAGCAGTTCTACTCCGATAAGAACGTTAATGTGATCCTGCCCGTGGGCGGGGAGTCCTCCTTCTACTCCGATTGGTTGGAGGAGGATAACGGCCGCCACTACAAGTGGGAGAGCTTCCTGATCAAGGAACTGATCCCGGTGCTGGATAAGGGCTTCCGCTCCAATGGCGATCGCGCCATCACGGGCATCTCCATGGGTGCCACCGGTGCGGTGAACCTGGCCGCGCACAACCCGGGCCTGTTTAACTTCGTGGGTTCCTTCTCCGGCTACCTGGACACCACCACGCCGGGCATGCCCGCGGCGATCAACGCGGCGATGTCGGACGCCGGGGGGTATAGCGCCACCAAGATGTGGGGCCCCTATGGCTCGGAGGAGTGGAAGAACCACGATCCCAAGCGCGGCCTGGAGGCCCTCAAGGGCACGCCGGTGTACGTGTCCGCCGGGTCTGGGCGCGAGGAAAACGGCAAGGTGACGGTGCCGGAGCCCGCCGCGCGCATGACGGGCATGGGCCTAGAGGCCGTGTCCCGCATGACCACCCAGACCTTTGTGAACCACGCCAAGAAGGCCGGCGTGGACGTGACCGCGCGCTTCCGCGACGCGGGCATTCACTCCTGGTACTACTGGCAGTTCGAGATGACCCAGGCCTGGCCGATGATCGCGGACTCCCTGGGTGTGCAGGATGGGGATCGCGGCGCGGAGTGCGCACCCATTGGCGCGATCGCGGAGGCCACCGAGGCCGGGAACATCGGTTCCTGCGTGAACAACGAGTATGACGTGGCCGGTGGCGCGGGCAAGGCCCAGGACTTCCAGGGCGGCACGGCATACTGGTCCGAGGCCACGGGCGCGCACGTGCTCTTTGGTCGGATCAATGCCCGGTACGCGGAGTTGGGCGGCCCCGCCTCCTGGCTGGGCTTCCCGCGCTCCACCGAACTGACCTCCTCGGACGGCAAGGGCAAGTACGTGCTCTTTGAGCACGGTTCGATCTACTGGTCCGAGGAGACGGGGGCCTTCCCCGTCAGTTCCACCATGATGGACGCCTGGGCTGGGGCGAACTACGAAAACGGCGAGCTGGGCTACCCGGTATCGGACGCCGTGGCCTCCGGCGATTCCCGGGTGCAGCAGTTCCAGAACGGCGTGATAGTGAGCAGCGGCGAGGGCGAGGAGGCCAAGGCCTTCCGCCTGAGCGGTGCCATCGGCCAGAAGTACGCGGAACTGGGCGCGGCCACCTCCTGGCTGGGCATGCCCACCTCCAACGTGATCCGCATTCCGGGCGGTACGCTCCAGCAGTTTGAAAAGGGCAATATCTACCACTCCGAGGCCTCCGGGGCGCACGCGATCCGCTACGGCGCGATCTTTGACGCCTGGGGCGAGGACAAGTGGGAGCAGGGTGCCTTTGGCTGGCCCACCGCCGATCAGGCGGAGATTCCCGCCGGTGGGGAATACGTGGAGTTCCAGCACGGCAAGATCAGCCAGATCAACGGCCAGATCAAGAAGGAGCACGCCTAA
- a CDS encoding alpha/beta hydrolase family protein — MRSAHAGIRPRMEKVMAAVLVAVIAAVGMMVAGPQTRAHADNRDWLRPDSTETCEWDPALYWIQRCDVWSPSMNQHIPVQIRPASRGGNGGLYLLGGLTVEDPNSWVRDSNVYKLFENDNVTLVMPTGGRGSFYADWEAPASVLPVPAAPMINPDYRYETFLTQELPAYLEANFGVARNNNSVAGVSMGATGAMNLAAKHPDQFKQVLSLSGYLTLTVPGAYSVMGLMLLGVGGFNINNLYGSLMSPKRVENDPFMNMGGLRNSDVLVLAGSGLPREDDLKDPWSLVVGGGLEQVSRLSTQMWSGKARLEGAVDTEVYPPLGLHNWPLWNDVMAQNRERILQALGA, encoded by the coding sequence ATGCGCAGTGCACACGCCGGGATCAGGCCCCGGATGGAAAAGGTGATGGCCGCCGTGCTGGTGGCCGTGATTGCCGCCGTGGGAATGATGGTGGCCGGGCCCCAGACCCGAGCCCACGCCGATAACCGGGACTGGTTGCGTCCCGATTCCACCGAGACTTGCGAATGGGACCCCGCTCTGTACTGGATTCAGCGCTGCGATGTGTGGTCCCCCTCCATGAACCAGCACATTCCGGTGCAGATCCGTCCGGCCTCCCGGGGCGGCAACGGCGGCCTGTACCTGCTCGGCGGCCTGACCGTGGAGGACCCGAACAGCTGGGTGCGGGACTCCAACGTGTACAAGCTCTTTGAAAACGATAACGTCACCCTGGTCATGCCCACGGGCGGGCGCGGCTCCTTCTATGCGGACTGGGAGGCCCCGGCCAGCGTGCTGCCGGTTCCGGCGGCCCCGATGATTAACCCGGATTACCGCTACGAGACCTTCCTCACCCAGGAACTGCCCGCTTACCTGGAGGCGAACTTTGGTGTGGCGCGCAATAACAATTCCGTGGCGGGCGTGTCCATGGGCGCCACCGGTGCGATGAACCTGGCCGCCAAGCATCCGGATCAGTTCAAGCAGGTGCTCTCTCTGTCCGGCTACCTCACCCTGACGGTACCGGGCGCGTACTCGGTGATGGGCCTCATGCTCCTGGGCGTGGGCGGCTTTAATATCAATAATCTCTACGGCTCCCTGATGAGCCCCAAGCGTGTGGAGAACGATCCCTTCATGAACATGGGTGGCCTGCGCAACTCCGATGTTCTGGTGCTGGCTGGTAGCGGCCTGCCGCGCGAGGACGATCTGAAGGACCCGTGGAGCCTGGTGGTGGGCGGCGGCCTGGAGCAGGTATCCCGCCTGTCCACGCAGATGTGGAGCGGCAAGGCGCGCCTGGAGGGGGCCGTGGACACGGAGGTGTACCCGCCGCTGGGTCTGCATAACTGGCCGCTGTGGAATGACGTGATGGCGCAGAACCGCGAGCGCATTTTGCAGGCGCTGGGGGCCTAA
- a CDS encoding alpha/beta hydrolase family protein translates to MKSGLRFAPRAVMAVVAAMLTALGVMTVGAEQAHAANRDGLRPDATGTCEWDPHGYWVQRCDVWSPSMGRNIAVQIQPAGRGGNAGLYFLDGLRATEETNGWMGVPNAPAVFENDNVTLVMPVGGPGSFYADWNAPAQYDANDPVNYQWETFLSQELPPYLQQHFGVSPSNNSVLGISMGATGAMTLAANHPNQFRQVFSLSGYLTNTLPGAQSLMRVAMMQVGLNINDMYGSVISPRRFANDPFFNMEGLRGTDVYVSAASGLAAPVDYQLPPQDIAAGSPLETLSRASSQMWTSKARVTGINVTENYPAVGLHNWNLWVDQLNNHVRPRVLEVMGAA, encoded by the coding sequence ATGAAGTCTGGCTTGCGCTTTGCACCGCGCGCCGTGATGGCCGTGGTGGCCGCCATGCTGACCGCCCTGGGCGTGATGACCGTGGGGGCGGAGCAGGCTCATGCCGCCAACCGCGATGGTCTGCGTCCCGACGCCACCGGCACCTGTGAGTGGGATCCCCACGGCTACTGGGTGCAGCGCTGCGATGTGTGGTCGCCCTCGATGGGGCGCAACATCGCGGTGCAGATTCAGCCCGCCGGGCGCGGCGGTAACGCTGGCCTGTACTTCCTGGACGGCCTGCGTGCCACCGAGGAAACCAACGGCTGGATGGGCGTGCCCAACGCCCCGGCGGTATTTGAGAATGACAACGTCACCCTGGTGATGCCGGTGGGCGGCCCCGGTTCTTTCTACGCGGACTGGAACGCCCCGGCTCAGTACGATGCCAATGATCCCGTGAATTACCAGTGGGAGACCTTCCTTTCCCAGGAACTCCCTCCGTACCTGCAACAGCACTTTGGGGTATCCCCCTCCAATAACTCCGTTCTGGGTATCTCGATGGGGGCCACCGGGGCCATGACTCTGGCGGCCAATCACCCCAACCAGTTCCGCCAGGTGTTCTCCCTGTCTGGTTACCTCACCAACACCCTGCCCGGCGCACAGAGCCTCATGCGCGTGGCGATGATGCAGGTGGGGCTGAATATCAATGACATGTACGGTTCGGTGATCAGCCCCCGACGTTTTGCCAACGATCCCTTCTTCAACATGGAGGGTCTGCGGGGCACGGACGTGTACGTCTCGGCGGCCTCGGGATTAGCGGCTCCGGTGGATTACCAACTCCCGCCGCAGGACATCGCGGCGGGCTCCCCGTTGGAAACGCTTTCCCGTGCCTCCAGTCAGATGTGGACGAGCAAGGCGCGAGTGACGGGCATCAATGTCACCGAGAATTACCCCGCGGTGGGTCTGCACAACTGGAACCTGTGGGTGGATCAGCTCAATAACCACGTGCGCCCGCGCGTGCTGGAGGTCATGGGCGCGGCGTAG
- a CDS encoding decaprenyl-phosphate phosphoribosyltransferase has product MTEQTTGIFSSEPHTEGIDDTKKRKPPKNLIDGMIKALRPKQWVKNVLVVAAPAAAGADALLNQRTLIDVALAFVVFCLAASSIYLINDARDVEADRQHPTKRFRPIAAGVLPVGMAYAMAVVLILGSLGISLLASSGYGLAIVAAVYIALQLGYCFGWKHQPVIDIALVSSGFMLRAMAGGVAAGIDLSQWFLLVAAFGSLFMAAGKRYSELLLAERTGAKIRKSLRGYTPTYLRFVWTLAATAVVMSYALWGFDMSNTVDASSGVWYQVSMVPFTIAVLRYAADVDRGDGGAPDELALSDRVLQALAGLWILCIVLAVYVMPALV; this is encoded by the coding sequence GTGACGGAGCAGACGACGGGCATTTTTAGCTCGGAACCGCACACCGAGGGCATCGACGACACGAAGAAGCGCAAGCCGCCAAAGAACCTGATCGACGGCATGATCAAGGCGCTGCGCCCCAAGCAGTGGGTGAAAAACGTGCTGGTGGTGGCGGCCCCCGCCGCCGCCGGTGCGGACGCGCTGCTCAATCAGCGCACGCTTATCGACGTCGCCCTGGCCTTTGTGGTCTTTTGCCTCGCGGCCTCCTCCATCTACCTGATCAACGACGCCCGCGATGTGGAAGCGGATCGCCAGCACCCCACCAAGCGCTTCCGGCCGATTGCCGCCGGGGTGCTGCCGGTGGGCATGGCCTATGCGATGGCCGTGGTGTTGATCCTGGGGTCACTGGGTATTTCCCTGTTGGCCTCCTCCGGCTACGGCTTAGCGATCGTGGCGGCGGTGTACATTGCCCTGCAATTGGGCTACTGCTTTGGGTGGAAGCACCAGCCGGTGATTGATATTGCGCTGGTGTCCTCCGGGTTCATGCTCCGCGCGATGGCCGGTGGTGTGGCGGCCGGGATCGACCTCTCGCAGTGGTTCCTGCTGGTGGCGGCCTTTGGCTCCCTGTTTATGGCGGCGGGTAAGCGCTATTCCGAGCTGCTGCTCGCGGAGCGCACGGGGGCGAAGATCCGCAAGTCGCTGCGCGGTTATACCCCCACCTACCTGCGCTTTGTGTGGACGCTGGCGGCCACCGCCGTGGTGATGAGTTATGCGCTGTGGGGCTTTGACATGTCCAATACCGTGGACGCTTCCTCCGGCGTGTGGTACCAGGTTTCCATGGTGCCCTTCACCATTGCGGTTCTGCGCTATGCTGCCGACGTGGATCGCGGCGATGGCGGTGCCCCGGACGAGCTGGCGCTTTCCGATCGCGTATTGCAGGCCCTGGCGGGGCTGTGGATCCTGTGCATCGTGCTGGCGGTGTACGTCATGCCCGCGCTGGTATAG
- a CDS encoding phosphatase PAP2 family protein has translation MHKGFSEADILVAVQKVAADRPGVLPAARGLSAFGEHALGWMGIAAAGAGVDAPRRREWLRVGAAAVASHAASIAIKRVVRRKRPHDPRIRVGVSTPSKLSFPSSHATSTAATAVAVAELTGSRAPLAIVPVMMASRMVLGVHYPTDVVAGTALGAVIGKAMMREKGKA, from the coding sequence GTGCATAAGGGTTTTTCTGAGGCGGACATTCTGGTGGCGGTGCAAAAGGTCGCCGCCGATCGCCCCGGCGTGCTTCCCGCTGCGCGGGGCCTGAGCGCCTTTGGCGAGCACGCCCTGGGCTGGATGGGCATTGCTGCGGCGGGGGCGGGCGTGGACGCGCCGCGACGCCGCGAGTGGCTGCGGGTGGGGGCGGCGGCGGTGGCGAGCCATGCGGCGTCGATAGCCATTAAGCGGGTGGTGCGCCGCAAGCGTCCGCACGATCCCCGGATTCGGGTGGGCGTGTCCACCCCCTCCAAGCTGAGCTTTCCCTCCTCGCATGCCACGTCCACGGCGGCCACGGCGGTGGCGGTGGCGGAACTGACGGGAAGCCGCGCGCCCCTGGCCATTGTGCCGGTGATGATGGCCTCGCGTATGGTGCTGGGAGTTCATTACCCCACTGATGTGGTGGCGGGTACCGCGCTGGGCGCGGTGATAGGCAAAGCCATGATGAGGGAAAAGGGAAAGGCATAG
- a CDS encoding glycosyltransferase — MVSKTSTTTAETPTVKAVEQLQRLLMPKRGEPADVRSLYYMETHQTQERITCPDRLSVNIPAGAEVSFETYFNAFPASYWRRWSQLDSVVLRVEVQGSARIDVYRSRFDGGRIAVDSAEVTGDAAEFELSLAPFEDGGWYWFDVTAESPVTLTGGGWFASQAPGPQTMPDGTQVGPFEKSVTVGIPTFNRPKDAVAALEALASDPEVDAVINAVLMPDQGTQHPADEPGYAAVTEHFGERFFEFRQGNLGGSGGYSRIMYEALGENTPSTPYILYMDDDIAIEPDAILRAVQVARYARQPIFVGGQMLNLLQRSELRTMGEVVNHADFMWSPAPNVHYDHDFSQHPMNDLGKHGDPLGTVTSRDIHRRIDVDYNGWWMCLFPTVVAEQMGLPLPLFIKWDDTEYSLRAKDAGFPTATWPGVAIWHMSWADKDDAIDWQAYFHLRNRLIVAAMYHRGDVKGIIKSLRKSTFKHAMCLEYSTMAIQIEALKDFLAGPDHLFEILESSLPRINALRKQYPDAQVVPSAASLPSPSGLPGGVPIHDIGGRLAPVKKLRWLAKSLVHSARPAQEQHHEVPQAHLSKHEARWFSLSRLDSATVTTADGKGVTFRKRDREQAKALLQETLRLHKELAARFEGLRGEYRAAMPRLTSRKEWGEIFGA; from the coding sequence ATCGTGAGCAAGACCTCTACGACCACAGCGGAGACCCCCACAGTCAAGGCGGTGGAACAACTCCAGCGCCTGCTCATGCCCAAGCGGGGCGAGCCTGCGGACGTGCGCAGCCTGTATTACATGGAAACGCACCAGACCCAGGAGCGGATCACCTGCCCGGATCGCCTCAGCGTGAACATTCCGGCGGGCGCGGAGGTGAGCTTTGAGACGTACTTCAATGCCTTCCCCGCGAGTTATTGGCGGCGGTGGTCGCAGCTGGACTCCGTGGTGCTGCGCGTGGAGGTACAGGGTTCCGCCCGCATTGATGTGTACCGCTCCCGCTTCGATGGGGGACGCATCGCGGTGGATTCCGCCGAGGTCACTGGCGACGCCGCCGAGTTCGAGCTTTCCCTGGCCCCCTTCGAGGACGGCGGCTGGTACTGGTTTGACGTGACGGCGGAGTCCCCGGTGACGCTTACCGGTGGCGGCTGGTTCGCCTCGCAGGCCCCCGGCCCGCAGACCATGCCGGACGGTACCCAGGTGGGGCCCTTTGAGAAGTCCGTGACGGTGGGTATTCCCACCTTTAATCGCCCCAAGGACGCGGTGGCGGCCTTGGAGGCCCTGGCCTCGGACCCGGAGGTGGACGCGGTTATCAACGCGGTGCTCATGCCGGATCAGGGCACCCAGCACCCGGCGGATGAGCCCGGTTATGCGGCCGTGACCGAGCACTTTGGGGAGCGCTTTTTTGAGTTCCGCCAGGGCAACCTGGGTGGCTCGGGCGGGTATTCCCGCATTATGTATGAGGCGCTGGGGGAGAATACCCCGTCTACTCCTTATATCCTCTACATGGACGATGACATCGCCATCGAGCCGGACGCGATCCTGCGCGCGGTGCAGGTGGCCCGGTACGCCCGCCAGCCGATCTTTGTGGGCGGGCAGATGCTTAACCTCTTGCAGCGCTCCGAGCTGCGCACGATGGGCGAGGTGGTGAACCACGCGGACTTCATGTGGTCGCCCGCCCCGAACGTGCACTATGACCACGACTTCTCCCAGCACCCCATGAATGACCTGGGCAAGCACGGCGATCCCCTGGGCACCGTGACCTCCCGTGATATTCACCGCCGCATCGACGTGGACTATAACGGCTGGTGGATGTGCCTGTTCCCCACGGTAGTGGCGGAGCAGATGGGCCTGCCGCTGCCGTTGTTTATCAAGTGGGACGATACGGAGTACTCCCTGCGCGCCAAGGACGCCGGTTTCCCCACGGCCACCTGGCCGGGCGTGGCTATTTGGCACATGTCCTGGGCGGATAAGGATGACGCGATTGATTGGCAGGCGTATTTCCACCTGCGCAATCGCTTGATCGTGGCGGCCATGTACCACCGGGGTGACGTCAAGGGCATTATCAAGTCCCTGCGCAAGTCCACCTTTAAGCACGCGATGTGCCTGGAGTATTCCACGATGGCCATTCAGATCGAGGCTCTCAAGGACTTCCTGGCCGGGCCGGATCACCTCTTTGAGATCCTGGAGAGTTCCCTGCCCCGGATCAACGCCCTGCGCAAGCAATACCCGGACGCGCAGGTGGTGCCCTCGGCGGCGTCGCTACCCAGCCCCTCCGGCTTGCCCGGCGGGGTGCCCATTCATGACATCGGCGGCAGGCTCGCCCCGGTGAAGAAGTTGCGGTGGCTGGCCAAGAGCCTGGTTCATTCCGCGCGCCCGGCGCAGGAACAGCACCACGAGGTGCCGCAGGCACACCTCAGCAAGCACGAGGCGCGGTGGTTCTCTTTGTCCCGCCTGGATAGCGCGACGGTGACCACCGCGGACGGCAAGGGCGTGACCTTCCGCAAGCGCGACCGGGAGCAGGCCAAGGCGCTGCTGCAAGAGACGCTGCGCTTGCACAAGGAACTGGCCGCACGCTTCGAGGGGCTGCGCGGGGAATACCGCGCGGCCATGCCCCGGCTGACCAGCCGCAAGGAGTGGGGGGAGATCTTCGGTGCATAA
- a CDS encoding helix-turn-helix domain-containing protein, which produces MSITVNKHTVLLTPEEQRSAAQYITALGKDTSDLRTPEGKSLPSEVNHVIVRALHAIKESAPISISTLPEEVTTTTAAAMLGITRPTLMKHVRNGRISAHMVGSHHRLFSSDVLVFREELKKEKRRAVFALMDLENELAEQKQQG; this is translated from the coding sequence ATGAGCATCACCGTCAATAAGCACACCGTTCTGCTGACCCCCGAGGAACAGCGCTCTGCGGCGCAGTACATCACCGCGCTGGGCAAAGACACCTCCGATCTCCGAACCCCCGAGGGAAAGAGCCTCCCCTCGGAAGTCAACCACGTGATCGTTCGGGCGCTCCACGCCATCAAAGAGAGCGCCCCCATCTCTATCTCCACCTTGCCCGAAGAGGTCACCACCACTACCGCCGCCGCTATGCTCGGTATCACCCGCCCCACGCTGATGAAGCACGTCCGCAACGGCAGAATCTCCGCGCACATGGTGGGGAGCCATCACAGGCTCTTCTCTAGCGATGTCCTGGTTTTCCGGGAGGAACTCAAGAAGGAAAAGCGCCGGGCCGTCTTTGCCCTCATGGATCTGGAAAACGAGTTAGCGGAGCAGAAACAACAAGGCTGA
- the glf gene encoding UDP-galactopyranose mutase translates to MTQTYDLIVVGSGLFGLTVAERAASQLGKRVLIVERRAHIGGNAYSEAEPETGIEIHKYGAHLFHTSNKRVWEYVNQFTEFTDYQHRVFAMHGGTAYQFPMGLGLINQFFGRYYSPEEARALIAEQTDGLNPAEAANLEEKAISLIGRPLYEAFIRDYTAKQWQTDPKELPAGNITRLPVRYTFDNRYFTDTYEGLPVDGYTAWLERMAEHELIDVSLNTDWFEAREELRAASPDAPVVYTGPLDRYFDYAEGKLGWRTLDFEASVEPVGDYQGTPVMNYNDADVPWTRIHEFRHFHPERADRYPKDKTVIMKEYSRFAEEGDEPYYPINTPEDRATLEAYRRRAAAESRENKVLFGGRLGTYQYLDMHMAIGAALSLFDNHLAPFFENGEPLEQPRGH, encoded by the coding sequence ATGACACAGACCTATGACCTCATCGTGGTGGGCTCCGGCCTGTTCGGCCTCACCGTGGCCGAGCGCGCGGCGAGCCAACTGGGCAAGCGGGTGCTCATCGTGGAACGCCGCGCGCACATCGGCGGCAATGCTTATTCCGAGGCGGAGCCGGAGACGGGCATTGAGATCCACAAGTACGGCGCACACCTCTTCCACACCTCTAATAAGCGCGTGTGGGAATACGTCAATCAATTCACCGAGTTCACCGATTATCAGCACCGCGTGTTTGCCATGCACGGCGGCACCGCCTATCAATTCCCGATGGGCCTGGGTCTGATTAATCAGTTCTTTGGTCGCTATTACTCCCCGGAAGAGGCGCGCGCGCTCATCGCGGAACAGACGGACGGCCTGAATCCCGCCGAGGCCGCCAACCTGGAGGAAAAGGCGATCTCGCTCATCGGCCGCCCTCTGTACGAGGCCTTTATCCGCGATTACACCGCCAAGCAGTGGCAGACGGATCCCAAGGAACTCCCCGCCGGAAACATCACCCGCCTGCCGGTGCGCTACACCTTTGATAACCGTTACTTCACGGACACCTACGAGGGCCTGCCCGTGGACGGCTACACCGCCTGGCTGGAGCGCATGGCCGAGCACGAGCTCATCGACGTCTCCCTGAACACCGACTGGTTCGAGGCGCGCGAGGAACTGCGCGCCGCCTCCCCCGACGCCCCCGTGGTGTACACCGGCCCCCTGGACAGGTACTTCGACTACGCCGAGGGCAAACTGGGCTGGCGCACCCTGGACTTTGAGGCCTCCGTGGAGCCGGTGGGCGATTACCAGGGCACCCCGGTGATGAACTACAACGACGCCGACGTCCCCTGGACCCGTATCCACGAGTTCCGCCACTTCCACCCCGAGCGCGCCGACCGCTACCCCAAGGACAAGACCGTCATCATGAAGGAGTACTCGCGCTTTGCGGAGGAGGGCGACGAGCCCTACTACCCCATCAACACCCCGGAGGATCGCGCCACCCTGGAAGCTTATCGACGCCGCGCCGCCGCCGAGTCCCGCGAGAACAAGGTGCTCTTTGGTGGCCGCCTGGGCACCTATCAGTACCTGGACATGCACATGGCCATCGGTGCGGCGCTCTCCCTCTTTGATAACCACCTCGCGCCGTTCTTTGAGAACGGGGAGCCGCTGGAGCAGCCCAGGGGGCACTGA